In the Sarcophilus harrisii chromosome 1, mSarHar1.11, whole genome shotgun sequence genome, one interval contains:
- the LOC100926888 gene encoding IQ domain-containing protein E-like, with translation MSQEISEQGSEAEDDTVSAITCESDLEMKSKKKTFHNYPPRSPNSPYHAKSKQIATWRYLTGTMPLSGRMALTPQKLWLGPSKQGHTPGPPVYREKEDMYDEIIELKKSLHSQKGDVDFMKTKLRRLEEENNRKDRQIEHLMDPNRGCEFAWSMVDKRPGTGWVINGLKQKIIKLEQQCKEKDSTITKLQTNIKMTNLEEMKIAMETYYEEIHRLQVLLANIETTGKRSPTDKKSTQKRQKKLSATVLYLSRNVQELQEENQSLKEDLDRVLSNSPISNKAKGYSEWSKQRLMRRISELEKKVGELENTGSPSPEQVRLVPLIQSAPNTAPQDLLRSEHSEEGERGRAIVRKLKGDPGALSDKDYIPPYNTTTLLPPCEKVLASSC, from the coding sequence ATGTCACAGGAAATCAGTGAGCAGGGCTCGGAAGCGGAAGATGACACTGTATCTGCGATTACCTGCGAATCAGACTTAGAgatgaaatcaaaaaagaaaacttttcacaATTATCCACCAAGATCGCCAAACTCTCCCTATCACGCTAAGTCTAAACAGATCGCAACTTGGAGATATTTAACAGGGACAATGCCTCTCAGTGGCAGGATGGCTTTAACCCCGCAGAAGCTATGGCTCGGACCTTCAAAACAAGGGCACACTCCTGGGCCCCCTGTttacagagagaaggaagatatgTATGATGAGATTATTGAATTGAAGAAGTCATTACACTCTCAAAAAGGTGATGTggattttatgaaaacaaaactcCGTCGATTAGAAGAAGAGAACAACAGAAAGGATCGGCAGATTGAACACCTTATGGATCCTAATCGAGGCTGTGAGTTTGCCTGGAGTATGGTTGACAAGAGGCCCGGTACTGGCTGGGTCATTAATGGGCTAAAACAGAAGATTATCAAATTGGAACAGCAGTGCAAGGAAAAGGACAGTACCATCACCAAACTTCAGACAAATATAAAGATGACTAACTTGGAAGAAATGAAGATAGCCATGGAGACTTACTACGAGGAAATCCACCGTCTCCAGGTTCTTTTGGCAAATATTGAAACTACAGGAAAGAGATCCCCAACCGACAAGAAGTCAACCCAGAAAAGGCAGAAGAAATTGAGCGCTACTGTCCTCTATTTGTCCAGAAATGTTCAAGAACTTCAGGAGGAGAACCAAAGCTTAAAAGAAGATCTGGACCGGGTGCTAAGCAATTCCCCTATTTCTAATAAAGCAAAAGGTTATAGTGAATGGAGTAAACAAAGGCTAATGAGACGAATCTCGGAGTTGGAAAAGAAAGTGGGTGAGCTCGAAAACACCGGATCTCCTTCTCCAGAACAGGTCAGATTGGTTCCCTTGATTCAGTCAGCGCCAAACACAGCACCGCAGGATCTGCTGAGATCTGAGCACTCTGAGGAGGGTGAGCGAGGTAGAGCAATAGTGAGAAAGCTGAAGGGGGACCCGGGCGCCCTGTCTGATAAAGATTATATACCTCCTTACAACACAACTACCCTCCTTCCACCATGTGAAAAAGTACTTGCATCTTCGTGTTAA